The Planctellipticum variicoloris DNA window CCGACGCAAGTTGTCCTGAAGTTCCGCCGCCATTCGTTCGAGACGGGCCGTCAGCTCCTCCGGAGCGTTGTTGAGCGCCGACCAGTCCGGAGGAATCGAGACTTCCGTCCGGGTTCGCAACAGTTGCAGCAGATAGCAGATATACGATTCCCGCTCGGAGATCGCATCCGCCATCTCTTCCGGTGTCGCCGTCTTGATGTCGATCGCCGACGGAGCGTCAGCCGGTACGATCGGTTCCTGGGTCTTCCCCGACGAGCTGCCGGCCGGCGCACCCGTCTCCCCCAGCATTTCGGACTTGAGCGATTCCCAGACCGACTCCGTACCGGCCTGTTCCGACTCCCCCCCCTCAGATTTCTGAGCGTCGTCAACCGGAATCGCATATCGAGAGGCGGCCCCGTTCACGCCGGAAACGTAGGCGCCCGGAGTCAGTCGCTGGCCGACGAAGTCGCGCAGTTCCGTCAGTTGAACTTCGATCCGGCCCAGCGTCAGCCCGGCCTGCATGTCTTCCCATTGCTGGGCGACCCGCTGCAGATCCTCCACCATCTGCCGGTGGTCGGCGACGAGGTCGGAAGGCAGCCCGCTGCCCCCCGCTCCCCCCCGTCGGCTGGCGGTTCCGGAACGCTGCATGCGGTCGAGTTGCTCGGCAGCCAGTTCGAGCTGATCTGTCAGCGCCTGCACGAGCTGGTCGCGCTCGGCGAGCTGACGTTCCAGGCGGGCGGCACGCTCGGCGACCAGGCCGGTTGCGGCGACCATGGAAGACGAGGCCGGCCCTTTTCTGAGATCGTCGGCCATACCTGCAACGTCCCTCGTTGATCAATCGCCGCAGACGCCGCCTGCAGCGGGGCGGGGATGCCGGGCATCCCCGTGGTGCGTTTGTTTGTGGATTGGCCCGACCCGCCGGTCAACACATCCGGTCAAGGCTGGGGAAGCCTACGTCGCCAATTCGCAGCATGCCATGATGACTCGCGACAACATGACTGGTCGGTTCCGAATCAGGTCCGATTATGCTCGAACTGCGGGTTGACCACGTTTTGCGGGCGTTTGCCGGTGAGCACTGCGGCCACCTGTTCCATCGCCTGCGTCCGCATCTGTTGCAGCGACTGCTGCGACACGAATGCCGCGTGCGGCGTCACGATCACCCGTTCGTGGCGGAACAGGGGCTGTGACAAGTCTGGCGGCTCCGGGTCGAATACATCCAGCGCCGCTCCGGCCAGGCGGTTCTGCTTCAGGGCCTCCAGCAGCGCCGGCTCATCGACGAGGGCGCCCCGCGATGTGTTGATGAGATACGCCGTGGGCTTCATCAGCCGTAACTGGTTTTCATTGATGATCTTGCGCGTCGTGGGTGTGGCGGGAGCGTGCAGCGACAGATAGTCGCTCTGCCGCAGCAGGTCCTCCAGGCTCACCATCTCGCAGCCGACGCCGTGATCGCTCCCCGAGGATGTCGTCGCAATGACCCGGAGTCCGAACGCACGGGCGCGGGAGGCCACCGCCTGCCCGATCCGACCGAGGCCGAACAACCCCAGTGTCTGTCCCGACAGCCGCTGCATCGGACCGCCCGCCGCGAGCTGGTATTCGCCCGCCTTGGTGCGGGCATGGAAAAATCCGATGTTTCGCGACATCGCGAGCAGCAGGCCGAGAGTGTGGTCGGCGACTTCGGGAACGCAGTAGTCGGGGCAGTTCGTCACCGGCAACCCCAGCTCGGTCGCGCAGGCGACATCAATGTTGTCGACGCCGATTCCCGTCCGGGCGATCATCCGGCACTTCTTCGCCGAGCGAATGACCTTGGCGGTCACCTTCGCCCAGTTCGTGGCAATGGCATCGACATCGGCCGCAATGGCCGCCAGTGTTTCCTCATCGGTCGCGGGGGGCTCGATCAGTTCGGCCCCCACGCGACTGAGGATTTCGCGTTCAATCTCCGTATCCGGCCAGGCCCGATCGGTCAGCAGCACGCGCCACATGCTCGTTGCCCCCTTTATCGCGGCTCGCCAGACGCGACCGGTTTCAACCGGATCGCTTCGCGAACCACTGCACTGTCTGAGCGAGGCCGGCTTCGAGACTGACCGCCGGCTTCCAGCCGAGAGTTTCGCCGGCCAGGCGCGCGTCGACAACGCTGGACCGCAAATCGCCGGCGCGCGACGGGCCGTGAAGTGCCACCGGCACGCTGGCCGCAGGGTTGAGCTTAAGGACTTCAGCCCGGACGCGGTCGGCCAGGACGTTCACGTCGGATTTGATTCCGGTCCCCACGTTGAGCGCCAGAAACGGCACGGAAAGAGGAGCCGTCAAAGCCGCCAGATTCGCCTTGGCGACATCCGGCCCGAAGACGTAGTCGCGGTCGTACTTTCCGTCGCCGTTCACCGTCGCCGGCTCCCCGGCGAGCATCTTCTTGCTGAAGATGGCAACGACGCCGGCTTCGCCGTGTGGATTCTGCCGCGGACCGTAGACGTTGGCATACCGCAGCGCAACCCCCTGGATGCCGTGCTCGCGGGTGTAGAATTCCAGGTATTTTTCGCCGGCCCATTTGCTGATACCGTAGGGAGAAATCGGCGCGGCCGGGGTGTTTTCCGGGGCCGGTTCGGTCACGTCCCCGTACAGCACGCCCCCCGACGACGCGAAGACGATCCGTTTCGCCCCGACCCGGACGGCCTGATCGAAGACGTGGATCAGGCCCATGATGTTGACTTGCGCGTCGAACGCCGGTTCGCGGACCGAGCGGCTGACCGACATCTGCGCCGCCTGGTGGCAGACCGCGTCCGGACGAACTTCGTCAAAGACCTGGACCAGCCGGGGCTGGTCGCAGACGTCGACTTCGAACAGCGGGACTCCCGCGGCGACGTTTTCGCGCGATCCGCTGGAGAGATTATCGACGACAAACGGTTCATGACCGGCTGCCAGACAGGCATCCACAATGTGGCTGCCGATGAATCCCGCTCCGCCCGTAATCAGCACTCGCATCTGCATGTTCCGATGGAAACCGTAAAGCCAACTCAACTTATCTGCGCATCATGCGAACGGAGTTGGGAGGTCGCAACCCCGGCTCGATGTGGGTTTGGTGAATTGCCGCAGCGGGAGTCCGGTTATGACACAGGCACGCCCGCGCGGTCGGATTGCGATATCTGGCGCAGACAGGCCATCTGGTGGTTTCACCGAAGCACCCCGATCGATTGTCGGTAGAAATCGCAGGTCCTCGCCAGGGGTCTATCCGAATATACACGATTCAAACGGGGCAGACTCCCCTTCTCTCCGATTCGCTTTCCCTGCTACAACTCCGCGCAAACCGGCAGATTCTGCCGACCTGCCAATCTCTCTCCGTCCCTGACCGACGCCATGCTCGTCTGGCTGATGCACCACTTTGCTCCGTTCCTGCAGCGGCTGGAAGACGCCGCGTCCGGGGACTCGCGCGTCTTCCTCACGGCGCGCACCGCCCTGGCGGCGATGACGTCATTCATCGTGGCCTGGTTATTTGGTCCCATGGCCATTCGCTGGCTGAAGTCGCGATTTCGCGAGCCGATCAAGAGCGCCTCCGACCGACTCAATGAGTTGCATGCCGCCAAAGCCGCGACTCCGACCATGGGCGGGCTCTTCATCGTTGGCGCCATTCTGGTCGCGGGACTTCTGTGCGGGGATCTGTCGAGCCCGTACGTGCAGCAGGGCCTGTTCGTGACCGCGACCTTCGGATTGCTCGGAGCAGCGGACGACTGGATCAAAATCCGGACGCACAAACGAGGGCTCACCGCGCGACAGAAGTTCCTGCTGCAGTTTGTCTTAGCACTTCTCGTATCCGGCTGGCTGTACTCCGTGCAACACGACAAACCGCACGGACTGGAGATCGTCTGGCCGATCGGCAAGCTGGCGATTTCGCTGGGCCCGCTGTTTGTGGTTTGGGCGGCGTTCGTGATGGTTGGCAGCTCGAACGGCGTCAACCTGACCGACGGTCTCGATGGCCTGGCGACCGGCTGCCTGATCATCGCCGGAACTGCATTTACCGTTCTCTGTTATGTCGCGGGGCACCACGGCATGGCGGAATACCTGGCCGCACCGTACTTCGCCGGCGCGGGGGAACTGAGCGTGCTGTTCGGCGCGATGGTCGGCGCGCTCCTCGGATTCCTGTGGTACAACTGCTATCCCGCTCAGGTCTTCATGGGAGACACCGGCTCGCTCCCGACCGGAGCCCTGCTGGGGCTGGGCGCACTGGTTATCCGCCAGGAAGTGCTGCTGGCGATCGTCGGAGGGGTGTTCGTCGTCGAAACCCTGAGCGTGATCCTGCAGGTGGCCTGGTTCAAGCTGACCGGACGGCGGCTGATCGCCTGCAGTCCGCTCCACAACCACTTCGTGTTTCGTGGCGAACACGAGATCAAGATTGTCGTGCGATTCTGGATCAGTTCGGCGCTGCTGGCGCTGATTGCCGTGGCCAGTCTGAAAATCCGCTGACGGGGCGCCGGCCCGCAAGGTGACTACTCCCGTGGACCTGCCGCACAAGCTGTTTCTGGCGCTGGCAGGTCTGCTGCTCGGTTTCGGCCTGCTGATGGTCCATAGCGCCAGCATCACGTCGTGGCCGACGGAATTCGAGCAGGTCTATCTCTCGAAGCACCTGCTGTTCCTGGCCGTGGGACTGGTCGCAGCGACGGTTGCGGCGTGGTTGCCGCCGACATTCTGGAAGGCCGCGGCGCCGTGGCTCTTTCTGGCGACGGTGATTCTGCTCGTCGCAGTCCTCGTGCCGGGGATCGGCAGCCGGGTGAAAGGGGCTCAGCGCTGGATCCGGATCCTGGGATATTCGCTGCAACCGTCGGAACTGGCGAAAATCACGCTGCCCCTGATGCTGTGCACGCTGATCGATTTTCGCAGGGATCGCCTCGGTCACTGGTGGAGCGGGACCATTCCGGTCCTGTGGCCGACCGTGCTGGTCGTGCCGCTGGTCCTGGTCCAGCCCGACCTGGGGACGGCGGCGTTCCTGCTCGGCGGGACGGGGATTGTCCTGCTGGCGGCGGGCTGGCCGCTCCGGAATTTCATCCTCAGCCTGGGAGCGGTCGTCCCGGCCCTGCTGGGGGTGCTTGTCCTCAAACCCTATCAACGACAACGGATCGTCGGATTTCTGGAGACCTGGAGCGACTTCGACTCGGCCCCGTATCAGATTAAGCAGTCGCTGGTGACCCTGGGTTCGGGAGGGCTGTTTGGCGAGGGGCTGGGTCGGGGCTGGCAGAAGCTGAGTTTTCTGCCGGAGGCGAATACGGACTTCGTTTTTGCGGTCGTTGGCGAAGAACTGGGGCTGGTGGGGACGCTGAGCCTGATCGCTCTCTGGTGCGGACTCTATCTGTCCGGGCTCCGACTCCTCTCCCCTCTCAAACCTCGCAGCTTTGGCATGATCGCCGGATTCACGCTGCTAACTCAACTTGTCGCCCAGGCGGCGTTGAACATCGCAGTCGTCACGGCGATGGTGCCTCCCAAAGGAATCTCCCTGCCGCTGGTCAGCTATGGCGGCAGCAACCTGCTCGTAAGCCTACTGTCGCTGGGAATCGTCCTCAGCCTGGCCCGCGACGTTCCGGTTCAACCTGCGGCTGTGCCTCAATGACGACCACCGACACGTTTCTGTTTGCCGGTGGAGGGACGGGAGGCCATCTGTTTCCGGGACTCGCCGTCGCCGAGGAACTGCGGGAACGGCGGCCGGGCTGTCGAATCGTCTTCGTCGGCTCCGAGCGGCCGATTGAAGCGGAGATTCTGGCCCAGGCCGGTGAGGAGCACGTTTCGCTCCCGATTCGCTCGTCCACCGACCTGAAATCGCATCCCTGGCGGTTTCTCGTCGACAACGTGAGAGCGATCTGCGCCGCGGGGCGGCTGCTGGGCGATCATCGGCCGCGGTCGGTTCTCGGACTGGGAGGTTTCGCAAGTTTTCCCCTGCTGCTGCAGGCTCAATGGCGGCACATTCCCTTCCTCCTGCTGGAACAGAATGCCATTCCCGGCCGAGTGACGCGCTGGCAGGCGCGCCAGGCGCTGGCGGTCTGTCTGACGTTTCCAGAGTCAGCACAACGACTGCGGGGAGCGGCGTGCCGGGAGACAGGGAATCCCGTGCGACAGTCGATCGCCAGGCTCGCGCAGTCGCAGGGGGAACCTGAAGGCCGCGTCCTGCTGGTGCTGGGCGGCAGCCAGGGAGCCGAGTCGCTCAATCAGGCGGTGCGCTCCTGGGTCGCCGCTCACCGCGAACTGCTCGCAGGCTGGACGATCTGGCATCAGACGGGACCGCGTCAGCAGGCGGAGATCGCGACCGAGTACGCCCGGCTGGGAATTCCGGCGGAAGTTTCCCCCTTCTGGACGGATCTGCCCGGGCGGTACGCCGCAGCCGGGCTGGTGATTTCTCGCGCCGGGGCGACGACAATCGCGGAGTTATTGTGCGCCGGCAAACCGATGGTGCTGCTCCCCTACCCCCACGCGGCCGACGACCATCAACGGGCGAACGCCGCTTCACTGGTCCACGCGGGGGCCGCCGAAGTCGTTGAACACGCAACCAACGCCGAGGACACGGTCCGTCGGCTGGCGGAGGTGCTCACGCCGCTGTTTGGCGATCCGGACCGCCGTCGGCGTCTGGCAGACGCCGCTCGCGCGCTGGCCCGCCCAAACGCCGCCCAGACTGTCGTTGACCTGCTGCTGGCCGGCGCAGGACAATAGGGTCGAACGAATTGAACGACACAGAAGGGATGCTGGAATGTCATTGTCGGCGCAAGATCTGATTCTGGTGACCGGGGCCACAGGTCTGGTGGGGAGTCACTTCGTCGAAACGCTCCGCCGGCAAGGACTGCGGGTCCGGGCTCTGGTGCGAGATCCCGCCGCCGCAAAGCTGGCTGCGGCTGCGGGGGCCGAGCTGGCTGTGGGCGATCTCTCCCGACCGGAGTCGCTGACAGCAGCCGTGCGCGGCGCGACCGTCATCGTGCACTGCGCCGCAAAGGTCGGCGACTGGGGGCCGATCGACGAATACCGGCAGATCAACGTCCGCGGACTGGAACAGCTCCTGCTGGCGACTCAGCAGCAGGGAACGCTCCGACGCTTCGTCCACATCAGTTCGCTGGGGGTCTATCCCGCCCGCGATCACTACGGCACGGACGAAACCACGCCGCCCTCCAGCACCGGCATCGACGGCTACACGCTGACTAAAGTCGAATCCGAGCAACTGGTGCTGCAGCACGTCCGAGATCACGGCCTGCCCGCCGTGGTGCTGCGGCCGGGCTTCATCTATGGCCCGCGGGATCGTTCGGTCCTGCCCCGGCTGATCGGTCGACTGCGGGATGGCAAGTTCGCCTATCTCGGTTCCCCCGACCTGCTGATGAATAACACGTACGTCGGCAACCTGGTCGAGGCGATTCTGCTGGCGCTCGACTCGGACCGTTCGATCGGACAGGTCTACAACATCACCGACGGCCGGCTGGTCTCGAAACGGGAGTTCGTCGAGACGATCTGCCGGTTGTCGAATCTGCCGGCCCCGAAAAAAGTCGTGCCGCTGGGCATTGCCCGTCCCCTGGCACGGGTCTTGGAGTCGGTCTGGAAGCTGCTCGGAAAGACGGAAGCTCCGCTGCTGTCGCAGGCGCGAATCAAGTTCCTGGGCCTGAACCTCGACTACTCCATCGAGAAGGCGAAACGGGAACTCGGTTACGCGCCATCGACCGATTTCCAGCAAGCGATCGCCGCGACGCTGCATGCGGACAACTCGGTCGCCCGCGCGGCATGAATGTCGAAGGGAAGAAGCGGAGAGTCCAGTGTCGAGAGTCGAGAGCCAGACCGGAAGCTGCTGATAGAGTCGCCGCCTAAATCGATGGGTCACGATACTGTGGAGCGAATGAATCTTCGTTTCGACATTCCGCCTTCGACATTCGACATTTCTTCCAACATCTCAGCGAGAGATGTTCTCGCTCGGCGTTTCTCACCCGGCCGTTCTCGCTAGAATTTCCGCGTCGGCGCTGACTGCCGGCGGAGAATGTGCTGCATGTTTCCGATTCGCGACGACGTCCCTTCGACCCGCGTGCCGGTGGTCAATACCGCCATCGTCGTCATCTGCTCGCTGGTCTTCCTGCTGCAGTTCGCCGGCGGGGACGGCGGCGAGCGGATGGCCGAGGAGTATGGCTTCGTACCTGCCCGTCTGACCCAACCCGGCAGGCCGCTGGTGATTCCGCACCGCGAACTGGTCCGGACGCCGGGGGGGATGGAGGTCCGCGAGACCGAGCGGGAGCTCGCGCCCACGCCGATCTCCCCGGTCCTGACGTTGCTGACGTGCATGTTTCTGCACGGCGGCTGGATGCACATCATCGGCAACATGTGGTTTCTGGTGGTCTTCGGCGACAACGTGGAAGATCGCTTCGGCCACTTGGGTTACCTTCTGTTTTATCTCGGGTGCGGCCTCGCGGCGTCGGTGCTGCAACTCATCGCCAGCCCCTTCTCGCCGATTCCGACCATCGGCGCAAGCGGCGCGATCGCCGGCGTAATGGGGGCGTACTTCATCATGTTCCCGCGGGCTCAGGTGCTGACGCTGATTCCGATTTTTATTTTCCTTCAGTTCGTCGTCCTGCCGGCACCCCTGTTCCTGGGGATCTGGTTTCTGTTTCAGCTCGTCTTTGCGGCCTTTTCGGAGACCGGCGTCGGAGGCGTCGCTTTCTGGGCTCACGTCGGCGGATTCGCGGCGGGGCTCGGAATTACGCTCTGGTTGAAAAACATCGGCCGCCTGGGGGGCGACACGCGCTACGTGCAATTGATCTCCTCGCGCCGGGAACCCCCGCGATGGAACTGATCCTCGCCAGCACCTCGCCCTACCGCCGGGCGCTGCTCGAACGTCTCGGCGTCCCCTTTACCGCCATCGCGCCGGACTGCGACGAGGACGCCGTCAAGAGTGCGGGATTACCGCCTCTGGTCGTCGCGCGGAGGCTGGCACGACAGAAGGTGCATAGCGTTTGCGACCGTTTTCCGCACGCGGTAGTCATCGGCAGCGATCAAGTTCTGGATCTGGAAGGGGAACGGCTCGACAAGCCCGGTTCCGCCGAAGCGGCCGTCCGGCAATTGCAGCGCCTCGCAGGTCGCACCCATCGTCTCATCACCGCCGTCGCCGTCGCGTCGCCTGCGGGCTGGATCGACTGGGAGAACGTCTCGGAGATGGCAATGCGAACGCTTCCTGTCGACGCCATGCGACGGTACGTGGAGGCCGACAACCCCTGGGATTGCGCCGGTAGTTACAAGCTGGAGTGCCGCGGCGTCGCGCTGTTCGAGCGGATTCATACCGACGACCAGACCGCGATCATCGGCCTGCCGCTTCTGAAGCTGACGCAGGTCCTGACCGGGCTGGGCTTCGAGATTCCGTAATTACTCGATCCGCTCGGCGCCGGTCGGCCCCTTGCGCTCGTGCGGCGCCGGAATGCGGCAGCCGCAGTGCAGGCGGTTCAGGACGGGCACCGCGCCGACGATTTCTCGCACGACCGCTGCGATGTCAACATCCTGATCGCAAGTCTCGACAAACCCTTCCAGGCAGATCCCGTTGGGACCGCGGTGGACCCGCAGATCGGAAAAGCGGAGTTTCGGATGCTCCAGCAGATGGCTCTGCACCAGCATTTCGGTCGTGTGCGGACCGCTCCTGCCTTCCGTCAAAGGTCCATCCATGCGTTGCGTCGTGTTCACAGAACACCTCCCCGGGAAGCGGATCCCGAGTCCAGAACCAATTCCTCGATCAAAAAGCTCCAGCTATTCACACTAACGACCGCCCGACGAATCCGTCACGAGAATCTCGAAAGATTGCAACGGATTCCGGCGAACGGGGATGTGAGGGCATTCCCGGAGTCACAACGCGACTCGGAATCCCAACCGCGAGAATCTTCCTGATCCGCCGGCTTTCGCATGATCCATGCACAGCGAAATTCGCCGCAGACAGACAGGGTGTTGAAGAATTCCGTCGAGCGGCCCGGACGGGAGTGTCCGGGCCGCCCTGGTCGGCGAAGCCATTTTTAAGTGGGACAGACACTCCCGCCTGTCGCCAGATTCTTCAGAAAACGGCTAAGTCAGGAGATCCTTGATGACGTTGCCTTCCACGTCGGTCAGGCGGAAATCCCGGCCTTGGAACCGGTAGGTCAGCTTCTCGTGGTTGATCCCCAGCAGATGCAGCAGCGTCGCGTTAAGATCGTGTACGTGCACCGGATTCTGGGTCACGTTGTAGCTGAAATCGTCCGTTTCGCCGTAAGTGATCCCCGGCTTCGTGCCGCCGCCGGCGAACCACATCGTGAAACAGCGCGGGTGGTGGTCGCGGCCGTAGTTTTCCTTGGTCAACGTCCCCTGGCTGTAGACTGTCCGGCCGAACTCGCCCCCCCAGACGACGAGCGTGTCGTCCAGCATGCCGCGCTGCTTGAGATCTTTGATGAGCGCCGCGCACGGCTGATCGGCGGCTTTCGTGAGCTGGCGGATGCTCCCCGGCAGTCCGCCGTGGTGATCCCAGCCGCGGAGGAAGACCTGCGTGAAGCGGACGCCCCGCTCCGCCATCCGGCGGGCGAGGAGGCAGTTGTAGGCGAACGAGCCGGGCTGGGTGACTTCCGGGCCGTACATGTCGAGCACGTGCTTCGGCTCGTCGTTGATGTTGACCAGCTCCGGCACGGAGGTCTGCATGCGGAACGCCATTTCGTACTGGGCGATGCGGGCGGAGATTTCCGGATCGCCGACCGTTCCGAGGCGTTCCTGGTTGAGTTCGACGAGGCCGT harbors:
- a CDS encoding NAD-dependent epimerase/dehydratase family protein; its protein translation is MRVLITGGAGFIGSHIVDACLAAGHEPFVVDNLSSGSRENVAAGVPLFEVDVCDQPRLVQVFDEVRPDAVCHQAAQMSVSRSVREPAFDAQVNIMGLIHVFDQAVRVGAKRIVFASSGGVLYGDVTEPAPENTPAAPISPYGISKWAGEKYLEFYTREHGIQGVALRYANVYGPRQNPHGEAGVVAIFSKKMLAGEPATVNGDGKYDRDYVFGPDVAKANLAALTAPLSVPFLALNVGTGIKSDVNVLADRVRAEVLKLNPAASVPVALHGPSRAGDLRSSVVDARLAGETLGWKPAVSLEAGLAQTVQWFAKRSG
- a CDS encoding FtsW/RodA/SpoVE family cell cycle protein; translated protein: MTTPVDLPHKLFLALAGLLLGFGLLMVHSASITSWPTEFEQVYLSKHLLFLAVGLVAATVAAWLPPTFWKAAAPWLFLATVILLVAVLVPGIGSRVKGAQRWIRILGYSLQPSELAKITLPLMLCTLIDFRRDRLGHWWSGTIPVLWPTVLVVPLVLVQPDLGTAAFLLGGTGIVLLAAGWPLRNFILSLGAVVPALLGVLVLKPYQRQRIVGFLETWSDFDSAPYQIKQSLVTLGSGGLFGEGLGRGWQKLSFLPEANTDFVFAVVGEELGLVGTLSLIALWCGLYLSGLRLLSPLKPRSFGMIAGFTLLTQLVAQAALNIAVVTAMVPPKGISLPLVSYGGSNLLVSLLSLGIVLSLARDVPVQPAAVPQ
- a CDS encoding NAD-dependent epimerase/dehydratase family protein — protein: MSLSAQDLILVTGATGLVGSHFVETLRRQGLRVRALVRDPAAAKLAAAAGAELAVGDLSRPESLTAAVRGATVIVHCAAKVGDWGPIDEYRQINVRGLEQLLLATQQQGTLRRFVHISSLGVYPARDHYGTDETTPPSSTGIDGYTLTKVESEQLVLQHVRDHGLPAVVLRPGFIYGPRDRSVLPRLIGRLRDGKFAYLGSPDLLMNNTYVGNLVEAILLALDSDRSIGQVYNITDGRLVSKREFVETICRLSNLPAPKKVVPLGIARPLARVLESVWKLLGKTEAPLLSQARIKFLGLNLDYSIEKAKRELGYAPSTDFQQAIAATLHADNSVARAA
- a CDS encoding C-terminal binding protein, giving the protein MWRVLLTDRAWPDTEIEREILSRVGAELIEPPATDEETLAAIAADVDAIATNWAKVTAKVIRSAKKCRMIARTGIGVDNIDVACATELGLPVTNCPDYCVPEVADHTLGLLLAMSRNIGFFHARTKAGEYQLAAGGPMQRLSGQTLGLFGLGRIGQAVASRARAFGLRVIATTSSGSDHGVGCEMVSLEDLLRQSDYLSLHAPATPTTRKIINENQLRLMKPTAYLINTSRGALVDEPALLEALKQNRLAGAALDVFDPEPPDLSQPLFRHERVIVTPHAAFVSQQSLQQMRTQAMEQVAAVLTGKRPQNVVNPQFEHNRT
- the murG gene encoding undecaprenyldiphospho-muramoylpentapeptide beta-N-acetylglucosaminyltransferase translates to MTTTDTFLFAGGGTGGHLFPGLAVAEELRERRPGCRIVFVGSERPIEAEILAQAGEEHVSLPIRSSTDLKSHPWRFLVDNVRAICAAGRLLGDHRPRSVLGLGGFASFPLLLQAQWRHIPFLLLEQNAIPGRVTRWQARQALAVCLTFPESAQRLRGAACRETGNPVRQSIARLAQSQGEPEGRVLLVLGGSQGAESLNQAVRSWVAAHRELLAGWTIWHQTGPRQQAEIATEYARLGIPAEVSPFWTDLPGRYAAAGLVISRAGATTIAELLCAGKPMVLLPYPHAADDHQRANAASLVHAGAAEVVEHATNAEDTVRRLAEVLTPLFGDPDRRRRLADAARALARPNAAQTVVDLLLAGAGQ
- a CDS encoding Maf family protein, which gives rise to MELILASTSPYRRALLERLGVPFTAIAPDCDEDAVKSAGLPPLVVARRLARQKVHSVCDRFPHAVVIGSDQVLDLEGERLDKPGSAEAAVRQLQRLAGRTHRLITAVAVASPAGWIDWENVSEMAMRTLPVDAMRRYVEADNPWDCAGSYKLECRGVALFERIHTDDQTAIIGLPLLKLTQVLTGLGFEIP
- a CDS encoding rhomboid family intramembrane serine protease, whose amino-acid sequence is MFPIRDDVPSTRVPVVNTAIVVICSLVFLLQFAGGDGGERMAEEYGFVPARLTQPGRPLVIPHRELVRTPGGMEVRETERELAPTPISPVLTLLTCMFLHGGWMHIIGNMWFLVVFGDNVEDRFGHLGYLLFYLGCGLAASVLQLIASPFSPIPTIGASGAIAGVMGAYFIMFPRAQVLTLIPIFIFLQFVVLPAPLFLGIWFLFQLVFAAFSETGVGGVAFWAHVGGFAAGLGITLWLKNIGRLGGDTRYVQLISSRREPPRWN
- the mraY gene encoding phospho-N-acetylmuramoyl-pentapeptide-transferase; translation: MLVWLMHHFAPFLQRLEDAASGDSRVFLTARTALAAMTSFIVAWLFGPMAIRWLKSRFREPIKSASDRLNELHAAKAATPTMGGLFIVGAILVAGLLCGDLSSPYVQQGLFVTATFGLLGAADDWIKIRTHKRGLTARQKFLLQFVLALLVSGWLYSVQHDKPHGLEIVWPIGKLAISLGPLFVVWAAFVMVGSSNGVNLTDGLDGLATGCLIIAGTAFTVLCYVAGHHGMAEYLAAPYFAGAGELSVLFGAMVGALLGFLWYNCYPAQVFMGDTGSLPTGALLGLGALVIRQEVLLAIVGGVFVVETLSVILQVAWFKLTGRRLIACSPLHNHFVFRGEHEIKIVVRFWISSALLALIAVASLKIR